The genomic window AAACAAAGTTGAAATTAATTTTAGAGCATAATAAATAATATCAGACTTAATAGGACTACTGCCTGATAATTTAAATGTTGCGTATACTCCCCCACTATCATCACCCAAGTTCAGAATAAGCTTCCTACCCATCAACAACAAAAAGTCTGCTGGATTTGAGGCTATCCAGTCGATAGCTAATTGCTTATATGCCTTGCCTTCCTCAACTTCTGATAGGTCAGTGACTACAATCTTTCCTTGATCAGTATACCCCCCAGTCGCAAGCTCATTATTTGCTCGATAGAAGTTTGATCCACCGTTTGTACTAACTAGTACAAATTCGTTGAATATGTTGTAATTTCTATATGTCCATGGTGATATAATAAGCGCTGCGCCTATGACAACGAAAAGAGCTGTTGAAACAATACTCCTAACTGTCTCTTTTTGATGTATCTTCAAGACTAAAATTGCTGTAAATAAAAATATTGTTCCCGGCTGTATTAGAGTACATAAACCCAACAAAGACCCTACAATGACAAATTTATATTTTGACTCAATTATCAACGACATATAAAAAGATAACAGAAGCAATAAAAAGACTATATTTTCTTTTCCTGCAACATTTGTAATCATTATCTGCTGAGGCCAAAATATAAAAATCAAGCAAGCTAAAAATGCTGATTTTTCACCACCAATTCGCTTGGTAGCTTTATATATTAAGTAGAAACTAAAAATATAGATAATAACATTTAATAGCGAAATACTAAATGGCGTAATATCAAATATTCCTAAATGAAAAACATACAAAACAAGCGGGTAGCCTGGTGGCCAATATGCATAACCAGTCCCCTTCCCTCCATATACATTATTCTCTATCAAATTCTGTGCTAATGATACATAAGTAGCTGAATCCGAAGCTTGCTCAACAGGCAAAAAATAAACAACAGCTAGTCTGATTAGTAGTCCTATCCAAAACAGATAATATAATGGTACCAACATTAATTTAGTTTGATTTTGAAAACTGGATTTTATGTATTCACTTGCTTTATAAAAAAGTAGCAAGCTAAAAAGACTTAATAGAAATGAATAAAAATATGTATAAACTGATTCAGTTCCAGACTGAATAAAAATCATTGAAAAGAAAGAGTATACTACTAGCAAAGGCAGTATATACCAAATCTTGGTATTAACGTTATCAAATAGCTTAATTAACATCTTAAATTATTTTCTCAATTATATATTTAGGCCTGCGCTTCGTTTCCATATATATTTTTGATATATACTCTCCGACAATACCCAAAGATAATAGCTGTACACCACTCAGAAAAAACATTGGTATCATTGTTGATGCCCACCCAGGTACAGCTTCATCGGTGAATATTCTCACAGCAAGAACCCAAAAGATCATGAAAAAAGAAACCAACGAAACACATAAACCAAATATAGTAATAACCCTGAGAGGAACATTAGAAAATGATGTAATGCCTTCAGCTGCAAAAGCTAACATTTTTTTGAGAGGATATTTTGACTCTCCTGCGAATCGCTCTTTTCTTTCATAATGAACAATCCCAGATTGATAACCAATGAGTGGAACAATTCCTCTTAGAAATATATTCACTTCATCAAATTCTTTAAGAGTATCTAAAGCTTTTCGGCTTAGTAGCCGATAATCAGCATGATTATAAATAAGGTCTACGCCCATTTTTTCTAACAGTTTATAATAGCCTTGGGCGGTCAATTTTTTGAAGGCAGTGTCCGTTTCTCTTTTATCACGCACACCATAGACAACTTCACAGCCTTCCTGATATTTTATAACCATCTCTCGAATAGCATTAGTATCATCTTGAAGATCAGCGTCGATACTAATGATAATGTCTTCAGTTACAGTCATGAGACCGGCTAATAGCGCTTTTTGATGACCGTGGTTACGCGAGAGCTTAATTCCTCGAACACTAGAATTCTGGCTTTCTTTCTCAATCAGCTTCCATGTATTATCTCTACTTCCATCATCGACAAAATAAACTTTGCTATTTTGATTAATCAATTTATCATTAATCAATGATAAGAGAATAGCTGATAATCGCTTGCTAGTTTCACATAGCACTTCTTCTTCATTATAGCAGGGTACAACTACAGCAAGAGTTGGCACAGAGTTATTTATCAAATCCATAATTTTTTACATTGTTTCACTGAACACTTATTTAAATGTCCATTTCAGATTAAAATAGAAATTCCATATTAACACAACCGCAGTAGCTATACACTGTGAAAAAATGTAGTGGATAGCAATATTATTTTTCACCAAGTAAAAGATTACTGTATTTAATACCAGACCTGATAGCGCTACGATTGAAAACTTAATGAGTGACGTTGAGTGACGAGAATTAGCTCTAAATGTAAAACTGTAGCTAAGCAAGTAATTGAATATAGCACTTATAGCAAAAGACAATGCAGATGAAAGGGTTTGACT from Spartinivicinus poritis includes these protein-coding regions:
- a CDS encoding ArnT family glycosyltransferase → MLIKLFDNVNTKIWYILPLLVVYSFFSMIFIQSGTESVYTYFYSFLLSLFSLLLFYKASEYIKSSFQNQTKLMLVPLYYLFWIGLLIRLAVVYFLPVEQASDSATYVSLAQNLIENNVYGGKGTGYAYWPPGYPLVLYVFHLGIFDITPFSISLLNVIIYIFSFYLIYKATKRIGGEKSAFLACLIFIFWPQQIMITNVAGKENIVFLLLLLSFYMSLIIESKYKFVIVGSLLGLCTLIQPGTIFLFTAILVLKIHQKETVRSIVSTALFVVIGAALIISPWTYRNYNIFNEFVLVSTNGGSNFYRANNELATGGYTDQGKIVVTDLSEVEEGKAYKQLAIDWIASNPADFLLLMGRKLILNLGDDSGGVYATFKLSGSSPIKSDIIYYALKLISTLFWVLLWLILWIGRRHFIKQLKENHSYVFISLCFLYFIVVHMVFESNSKYHYPGGWAIVILVGLVSIKLLNTEKPAKLEK
- a CDS encoding glycosyltransferase family 2 protein — translated: MDLINNSVPTLAVVVPCYNEEEVLCETSKRLSAILLSLINDKLINQNSKVYFVDDGSRDNTWKLIEKESQNSSVRGIKLSRNHGHQKALLAGLMTVTEDIIISIDADLQDDTNAIREMVIKYQEGCEVVYGVRDKRETDTAFKKLTAQGYYKLLEKMGVDLIYNHADYRLLSRKALDTLKEFDEVNIFLRGIVPLIGYQSGIVHYERKERFAGESKYPLKKMLAFAAEGITSFSNVPLRVITIFGLCVSLVSFFMIFWVLAVRIFTDEAVPGWASTMIPMFFLSGVQLLSLGIVGEYISKIYMETKRRPKYIIEKII
- a CDS encoding GtrA family protein — its product is MNGYTMNDSEALIRTFSKFISIGVIATLIQYVGMIFFIEFGKLSQTLSSALSFAISAIFNYLLSYSFTFRANSRHSTSLIKFSIVALSGLVLNTVIFYLVKNNIAIHYIFSQCIATAVVLIWNFYFNLKWTFK